The Rubrobacter calidifluminis region CTGCCCCTTACCTCGGCCGGGAACGTCGTGCCATCCTTGCGCTTGAGGACCGCCTCGTACGGTTCGGTGTGTCCGCTGAACCGACGCTCCAGCACGGTCTGGCGTGATTCCGGGGCTACGAACTCCGAGACCGGCATGCCCGCCGTCTCGCCGGGAGAGTAGCCGAACATCTCGTCGAAGGCCCGGTTGGTTTCGATCACCCGCTCGCCGCGCGTGATGACGATGCCTTCGAAGGAGACGTCGATCAGGTTGCGGAAGCTCTCCTCTGTTGCCAATTCATCTCCCCGAGCTTCAGAGCCCCATCGAACCCGTTATCGGATCTTGCGGGGGAGTGCTTTAGCGGGTCTGGTCCTCGCGTGGAAGATAGACGGTGAACGTCGTTCCCTCTCCCTCGGTGCTCTCGACGGTGACCTTCCCGCCGTGGTTCTCGGCCACGTGCCTCACGATCGAGAGCCCGAGCCCCGTGCCGCCCGTCTCCTTGGAGCGGGCCTTGTCCACCCGGTAAAACCGCTCGAAGATGCGCGGGAGCTTCTTCTCGGGGATGCCGATGCCGGTGTCGGCGACCCGTACCCGCACCGACTTCTCGTCCGCCTCGGCGGAGACCTCCACGCTCCCGCCCTCCGGGGTGTACTTTATGGCGTTGTCGACCAGGTTGGCGAACATCGAGCCGAGCTGCGTCTCGTCTCCCATGACCGTGTAGTCCGCGGCGTCGCCTGCCCTGCGCCAGCGCAGCGCCAGGCCCTTGCGCCGTGCGGAGGGTCTCATGCGGGAGAGCACCCCCATCAGGACTCCGCGCACGTCGACCGGCTCCGGGTCGGTCACCTTCTCCTCGCTCTCCAGGTGCGTCAGGTCGAGGAGATCGCTTATCAGGCGGCTCAGGCGATCGGTCTCGCTCTTGAGCTGCAGGGCGAAGTAGCGCGCCTGATCCGGGTCTTCGTCGATGATCTCCACCAGGCTCTCCGCGAGGAGCCGCAGACTGGTCGCCGGGGTCTTGAGCTCGTGGGAGACGTTGGCGACGAAGTCCCGGCGGATCTTGTTGATCCGCCGGAGCTCCCGCGCGCTTACCTCGAGTTCGTCTTCTCTGGGTCCGTCCTTGAGCATGCCCGTGCCTAGTCCTCCTTGACTGCCCGCTGCACGCTCTCCTGGCGGGGCCTGGCCTCGAAGCGGTAGCCGAGCCCCCGGGCCGTGTGAATATACTCGTAGGAAGAACTCTTGCCGAGTGCCGCCCTGACCCTCCGGATGTGCACGTCTATCGTGCGTGATGAGCCCACCCCGGCGTGCCCCCAGACCTCCTTGGCCAGTTCCTCCCGGCTCTTGAGCTCTCCAGGG contains the following coding sequences:
- a CDS encoding sensor histidine kinase; protein product: MLKDGPREDELEVSARELRRINKIRRDFVANVSHELKTPATSLRLLAESLVEIIDEDPDQARYFALQLKSETDRLSRLISDLLDLTHLESEEKVTDPEPVDVRGVLMGVLSRMRPSARRKGLALRWRRAGDAADYTVMGDETQLGSMFANLVDNAIKYTPEGGSVEVSAEADEKSVRVRVADTGIGIPEKKLPRIFERFYRVDKARSKETGGTGLGLSIVRHVAENHGGKVTVESTEGEGTTFTVYLPREDQTR